The Daphnia magna isolate NIES linkage group LG3, ASM2063170v1.1, whole genome shotgun sequence genomic interval CGATGCCAGCCTTGGTTTGGATCCTTCCGAATTCACCATCGACCACCGTTGGTTTTCTGGACCACCCTTTCTTCAAGGTCTCGAAGAGTGGCCTAAACTTCAACCATTACCAGTAATAGATGAAAGGGATCCGGAAATCAGGGAAACAACTTGGGTCGGACTAGTACACCGAGAAATCGACGGAATTGACCTCCTTATCCAACGAAAGTCAAAACCACAAATCATTATCAATACCGTCGCTTATCTCTTCCGTTTCATCCGGAACGTCCGTCAAAGAAATCGTGATAAGCGAGCGACAAGTGGGCTTTCATCCGATGAAGTGCAAATCGGAAAATCCTTTATCCTCCGTCACATGCAATCAAACGTGTACCACCAGGAGGTGAGCGATTTACGGGCCGGCCGCCAAATTGACAAGAACTCCAAATTAATCAAATTTGCTCCATATCTTGACCATCGAGGTTATATGTGTGTTGGCGGACGAATCGGAAAAGCACCACTTCCGATCGCCCAATTGACACTCGCCACCCGATCATTCTCCCCCGTTCTGAGCGAATGACGGAACTTATCCTCTTCATGTTACATCGCAATCGTGGTCATCTCTCGGCTAGCGAACTTCATCACGAAGCACGTTTGCAGTACTGGATTCCGAAGGGGCGAATCACAGCTACAAGAGTTCACCATTTATGTTATCCCTGCAAAAAATTAAGTGCAAAGGGAACAACACCAATCATGGCTGCTCTCCCCGCCTCTCGTTTGAAGGTTGGGTATCCCCCGTTCACACACACCGGAGTGGATTACTTCGGTCCCATCCAGGAGAATATCTTCCGGCGTACAATTAAACGCTGGGGTTGCTTATTTACATGCTTAACATCACGCTGTGTGCACCTCGAAATGGCTTACTCGTTGGCTACTAGTTCCTTCATCTCTGCGCTCAATCGCTTCCAAAATCGTCGTAGAGTTCCTGCGTCCTATCATAGTGACAACGGGACCAACTTTGTCGGAGCAGAGAGGGAGTTAGCCGAATGTCTAGAAAACCTCAATCAACACGCCATCCTACGTCATCTGGGCCGTCAACCATCGAAATGGGTGTTCAATCCACCAGCCGCACCACACTTTGGAGGTAGTGGGGAAAGAATGGTTCGAGCAGCAAAGATTGCACTGCGATCCGTCTTGGGAAAACAACGCCTCACAGACGAAATCCTGTTGACCGCCCTCACACTAATAGAGAACATCCTTAACAGCCGCAAGCTTATCCCGGTAAGTGAAGACCCGAATGATCCGGAATGCTTGACCCCAAATCATTTACTTCTTGGCCGTGCTACTCCTAATCTTCCACCTGACGTCTTTACCGAAGATGATTTATCCGCCAAGGAGAGGTGGCGAATTGCGCAAGCAGTTACAGAACAATTCTGGCGACGCTGGATGAAGGAGATATTACCAAGTCTCACCGAACGTGAAAAATGGTATCAAGAGCGTCCCAACCTCGAGGTTGGAGATATCGTCGTCATTATCGACCCAGCAACATCCCGTTGAACTTGGCCTACTGGAAGGATTATTCAAACGTTCCCTGGAGACGATGGAGTCGTTCGTTCCGCGACTATCCAGACAAAGGGAACCGAACGTCACCGACCGGCTCACGTACTGTTTCTTCTAGAGTCTATTCAGATACGAGAAGGTGCGCTTAGCACGGCAAAGCGCAGGGCCGGCGATGTTGGCGAGTCAGAGCTCGCAAAAACAGTTTCCTTCAAATTAAATCCGGCAACGCTGTCGGAGGAGTAGGGGAATCGGGAACGAAGGGCGGAGCTTCGAGTGCACGGGCAGTCGCGACTTTACCGCCAACCTGAAGACATCTCGACCTCGTTTCAACCCACTACAAGCTTCGTCCGAGTTGATTAAATTCAAAGTTAGTCGTTTTTCCGTCGACGACGTTAAAGTTTGTATTGGTgttgtaaaaaatttgtttttgtgttggtGTCCCTGACGACATCTCCTTCTGGATACCCCACTGTCTTTCCCAACGAGACACTTGGTTTGGCAGCCATTACGTGTCGCTCTCGCGtgggtttcttcttttttgctgCGCCCTATCCCGTCTTGTCTGTTGGCAGGCAACCAACGGGCATTGAAATCTAAATACATCGGCTAACCTAACCGACatccgttttttgttttttcatcaatcGCATACGCGTGGAGTGGCAACACAGGGCCTGTCAAATGCAAATCGACACGCCCACGTTGGATTGGGATGGTGTGAATATCGACGAGAAAGACCTTCCTATCGTCACCTGATTGGCAGAAATCTACTTGGATCTGGTTAAGAGATGACAGGAAGAAAGCTACGCGTTGAGGCTCAGCTAATGGAAACTTGGCCGGATTATTCGCGTTTTTTCCGGACACGATGGTTTGGTGCGTTCCATTGACGTATGCTTCGACCAAGGGGTTTTCCTCCGTGTGATCAACACGCTGGAACTGCTTGAGTCGGAATCCGTCGAATCCGGACCGGAAGTGATGGATGCGGGGGAGCCACAAGCGACCTCAAGTATCACTTGTCCTTTGTTTCACCTCGTTTGCCCTATTCCATTTATTGTCCTACAGCTTAGACTTGCGCAATGGCGTCTGAACGGTTTTGTTCGTGTGAAGTAAAGAGaccaaatttatttttcctttgctGTTGATTGTGTCGGTTATTTGGTGTAAGGTTATCTCTTAGGGAATAGGTCAGATTGCTTAGCAATTCACTGAGGTGAATTGTTTTGTAACGCCCTCATGTTGGCTTTCTTCGTCTTTAGTTTTCTTTCTCACTTGCTGTTAGAGGTAATCTATTCTGTATTGGAAATATTATGACAAACCTAGTAAGTTCTATTCTATCACCATAGATGGCGTCGGCTGCTGGCCGTAGAAGTTGTCAGCCAGAGCAAGAGAAGTCCCTGGATATTGGCAATCCGGTCTAGCTGTCAATGGTACCTGAAGCGTGAAGTTCTCTCTACTAATCATCTCTCTTGTTATAACTATCTGTGTTTCAACAGTCTCAGGAAGAATACAATCCTTCACTTAACAGTATTGTAAAACGTCAAGCCGGTTCAATATATACTTAATGTTCTGTTAACTCAACTACATTATTCTATTATATTTCtccaacaggttatgggcccagctaCACGCTAGGTATTCTTTTGTCAAATATATTCTCAATGTGGCgaccgaaaacaaaaatgtgtctAGGGATACGACTCACATTCCTAAATTTGATGGGTCAAATTTTCACACATGGAAATTTGGTTTAATGCTATTACTTCGCAATAATGAGCTACAACAAATTGTTCTCGATGAGGAAAAACTACCAGCAGAGGTAAAGACAATTTGTaattagttattttttttttactgaagccaacaataaaaaaaaatatttctgttGATGAGTATTACCCAGTAATTATATTTACGGAAGCCAATAATGTGAACAATATTTACATTTGTTGACGTTTTTACCCAGTTAACTTAAGAACTGAAGCCAACAATGTGAAACATGTATTTACTTGTTGAAGATGAATACTAGCAATATGCTCACACAttgatattttttaaaaaatataattgaTACTGATCCATTTTACTCTTATTATTCAATAGATTAAAAATACTGAAAATGTGGTGACTAGCAATACTGACATAAAACTTTGGCTTCAGCGAGACACACTTCCAAGCAATTATATTTATGCAACGGTCACAGATAGAATGAGGGAGTATCTTATCTATTGTGAAACCTCTGCAGCTATGTGGACCAGACTGTCAACAAGATTCACACTTAGAACCATTGCCAACAAAGGACAACTGTGGTCCCAGTTTTACGAGTATCAATTCAATCAATCTCAAGACATGTTGGCCAATATTACGTCGGTAGAAAGTTTAGTCAGGCAGTTAAAAGATCTAGAAGAAACTGTCACAGAAGCTCAGACTACCAACAAGGTCGTTAGTATCCTGCCATCCCAATTTCAACATTTCAGAGTTGTTTGGGATACATACAAGGAATACGAACAGACTATGGAATTACTCACATTTCGACTACTGGCCGAGGAAAGAAGGATGGAAACTGCAAAACGTGAAACTCCAGACATCAGCAAACCTGCTGAAGCGTTCACTGTCACTCATCATTACCGAAGAGGAAATTATCGTGGTGGTCGTCATAGCTCAAACAACAGGTGGTAAGGTCAAACACAACAGAACAACTGAAGGAAAAGACAGAATGTATACTGTGATTTTCCTAACAGCTCTACTCATTCTTCTGAAGAATGTAGAAATCatcccaaaaataaaagacagaAAACTGATCAACATGCAAAAGTCAGTCTTCTTGAGGCTGAAGAAGAAGCTGATCATAGTTATCACACAACAGAAGACTCAACTGAATCTTTAGAAGTCACTTGTGATTGGTATGCTGACTCTGGCGCTACGTGTCATATGTCAGGTAATGCAAAGTTGTTTAGCAGAATGAAAAGAGTTACCAAGAACTGGGTTGTAAAAGGTGTAGGAGGAAAACGTCTCTATGTTGAAGGAATGGGACATGTGTACTTCAGAACGCACATTGAAGGCAAACTTTGCACTGGAGTACTGAAAAACGTACTATATGTACCAAATCTAGGCGTAAATCTTGTGTCTATTAGCTCGGCTACGGAGAAAGACAGTGTGCAGATTCTGTTTCTGGAAAATGAAGTTCTGTTTTCGAAACACGGAAGGTTATCAATTAAAGGAAAGAATGTGACTAATGGTCTATATCAACTTGATATCACAGCGATTCCAGAACGCGAATACAATGCCTTGGCAGTCAGACAGACGGCTCCACTAACTACTTGGCATGAGCGACTAGGACATGTTGCAGTCAAAACCATTCAGATTATGGCATCCAGAAATCTCGTGGATGGACTCAATATGGATGACATATCTATTACTACATTATGTAGTGGTTGTATGCATGGCAAGATGCATAGAAGACCATtctcaaaaggaaaaaagcgTGCTAAAAGAACTGGCGAACTTATTCATGCTGATCTCTGCGGCCCAATGCAAATAGTGTCACCAGGAGGAATGAAATACTTTATGACATGCAAAGATGATGCAACCTGCTACACTGAGTTATACTTTCTGCGATCAAAAAACGAGGCTATCTCAAAATTCAAGAGTTTGACTGTAAGTCTACACACAAGATTTAACCGCAAAGTGGAAATCTTTCGAACAGATGGAGGAGGAGAGTTGATTGGCAGAGACTTTCAGAATTGGCTACTAGATGAAAGAATAGTGCATCAAACTACTGCTCCATGTAACCCTGAACAAAATGGTGTGGCGAAGCGGTACAATAGAACCGTAATGGAATCCGCACGTTGCATGCTCTATGCCAAATCAGTTTCACTATTTCTTTGGGCGGAAgcagtacagtatcctgcacaaaaatccgaacaccgatttaattttttaaagccacctattggcggggtagtgggttttttgtttgtttttctttaagggggagggtagacggggtgatggacacgacagggtagggttgggtaagtctagacatttaaaaatggtgccttaaggtattacgctttaaggcaagttacaggtcgggacatgtTTGCAACCCTTAaagtggtgtgtttttttaaacgacagttggaaatttagggcttgggcttggtaatgttgcttaccgaaacaatttagcttatgttccagctgcctgtaaatatTCTCGtcgctgtcaatggcgtaggtgtagcgtttctgaatatGATGCTGgaaatcggtgttcgattccagatgaggtgatgagttAATATGGTTAACTTTCGAGAAATTCTcatttatatataaaacaaattttcatcgagaaatatgtgctttttttgtttattaaataattattaaaaataataatctccttcgttctagagaaattaattttcccagcaaattcgaatgaagaatattataacgattccaaatattttgcaatgcCTTATTGGGAATCGAttactgatctacggcgtcgcattcagaggctctacacatatgccctCGGTATCGtcataattgtgcacaggcagctatataatttatttgggtaaggagtattacacagcctaagtccaacatttccaactgtcgtttaaaaaaaacacatcaccctgggggttgcaaaaatgtcccgacctgttacttgcctcaaagcgtaataccttaaggcataaaaaaaatgtctagacttacccaaccctgccctatgtgtccatcaccccgtctaccctccctcttaaagaaaaacaaacaaaaaaccctttaccccgccaataggtggctttaaaaaattaaatcggtgttcggatttttgtgcaggatactgtacatcatGCCAACTACGTATTGAATCGCACACTTATGAAAGGAAACACTGTAACGCCATATGAGGCATACTTTAACATCAAACCTGACATTTCTAAtctgtttatttttggttCCAAGGCGTACTACCATGTTCCGAAAGAACTGCGTCAAAAACTTGATTCAAAGTGCAAAGTAGGAATAGTTGTTGGTATCTGTGACACCACCAAGGCCTTTAGAATTTAGGATCCCGAAGAGAAGAAGATTAAGATCAGTCGAGATGTGTGTATAGATGAACTTGCCAAACTGACAGATGTATCACCCTCTATCTCCAGAGATATCAGCACATTTGAGAAATTCAAAGAGTCCATGTTGCAAGAAGAAATGTTTCTGCAGATGGGTACTATTTACAGAGAAGAAAACATCTTACCCATGCCAATGACCAACACCTCGTTAACGGATAATGTTTTTCAACAAGAGAATATTCCATCTACTAAAGCAGGGGGAGTAGCGGAAGCCCCTGAATCATCGCAACATCACACATCAACTGAAGTGGAATTCCCTATCTCAAGAAATGAACTAGTTCCTGTCTCGATACCTATTACTCCCACTGTTGACAAACTTATCACTGTTGATGGTTCTTGGGCTGTTTGGTGCATGATTGTCTCGTGTAATTTATCATCGTAGCCGACTACAACTCGTTTTGGTTTAGAGGAGATGTAAATCCGCGATGCGTTTTGTGTATCACTACGTTCATACATCATACTGATCATACACTTTCACCGAATCAGTGATTAGGACTGCAGTGAAAGCATCTGCTTGAGGAGTTTTCCGTGGGTAATTCCATGTGCCACCACAAAATAAAATGtcttaagaaaagaaaattaatctGCTGTATTGTTGTTCAAAACTGTTGGAAGCGGAAGAGATGAGGGATTTGTTTCCAGAATTGGATAATGGATATGACCAAATTGTGCAATCAAACCCGTAGGAAAAATTAGACCGCTTTAGCGCATACTTACTAGCAGACTAATTAGTTTTTTACCTATAAGCGAGTACCAATGTTGTACCATATGCGTTGATAGTTAGTATTTTACTTGCCGTTTGGTTTATACTAGTAACACTGAAAACTGACAATCGTTGTACTGTCTTACATACACGGGGTTTATTTCTAGCTAGAGTTAGCTGTTTACTAATCATCAGCGACTGAtcagatgaaaatgaaagtgTAGCTAGCTGTTTGTTCATAAGTTAATTCCCAACTATAAATATACGGCTCTAGTAAGTAAAAAACTAATTCACAAATAAATTGTAACTAATAAGTGTATTTCGAACATCAACATATAtatttatgaataaaataatattttttattatgattGCGTGTTCCTTATTCTTTATACGTATGATTTTCATACAATTGCTTGATCTACCACACTGAAAGATGATGCACAGTATTGACtactaaataataatatatatgaAGATAAATAAATGATACACATTGAAAGGTTTTTATTGAACCATATTTTTTTCACTGTTTACGGCAACAAACTTACTtggattattttttaatcagtTTCTAAAGTGTTTGTTAGGGCTGTTATAATAAAGGAAGGAAGTAAAGAATTGTAAGCCGCAACtacacattttctttctatttgaTATGGCATTATTGCTTCCAAGTCACCCAACCCTGTAACTTCTGCTGTCTGGCcaggtaaacaaacaaatgcttTGCCCAGCAAACATGGAGAATAGATATATTGAAACTCGTGACCCATGGGACGACCAAATataaaaatctgaaaatcttttttcgcTCCTTCAATATAAACGAAATTTTCTGTGTAAAAAAATCGACCGTCATTTAAGAGAGCGCAGTAATTTATACGCTTCTTGGAACGGACATAGGAGGATGTAGTAAATATAGAGCTACTCCCATTTCGGAAAGATAACCTTGGATAAAAGGAGCAAGCTTTATTCTCTATTATCTCTACtatattttgaatttcccaTGACTGAATTTTATCTTTTGCTACTTGAAGCAGAGCAGATTCAACAAAACTTTGCTCTTCTATTGAAagattttttctgtttggttTACCTAGCAGACTAAGGCAAATTTCTCCTTCAATTTTAAGGCATTTATAGTATTGGGTCATTTTATcattttaaatcattttatgaattaattttgaaatattcAAAGGAACAGCttgagttttcaaaaaatctaTAGCCTGGTTGCGAACTGAATTTTTCATTAAGAAAGTAGTTGCCATTTGTTCAACAACAGCCTGAGCTCCTTTAGCATGCCCCTGTAACTGGCCGTTGAACCATTCAGGTATAAACGCAGAAGTGGCCCACAAGCAACCCCAGTCCAAAACACTTTTCGACAGGTGCGTTAGGAGATGAATATTAAATTTTACGTactttttaaagtaaaaaagttCGACTTTCTTAACAAAGTCTTCGAGAAGAACACCTACACCTTTAACGCAATCAGTAGGAACAGACTCTTGTAACAGGACTGAAAGAGCGTACGACAAATGTTCCAAGTTCTTGGAGTTCTTGTGATATCATACGGGGGTTTGGTGTTTGATAGGCGCttgtttagaatttttaatttatccTTACTGATGTGCCATGGTTCTTTGCTGTATGTTGGGGAAATCCATAAGATGATCAAATAGCGGATTACACCCAGGCAAATGCAATGCATATACTCCGGGATAAAGGCTCCTATGAAATCAAAACCTTCTATGCTTGCAAGAGACGTAGACCCTTTTATCCCATGAAATGTTTTTCCGCTTTTCACCGCTCCctacaaaaaatttatttaattctgttATTTCTTATATCTAAATAGAAGCACTTGCGAAAAATTAATGCGTCTTAAATAGGGCCTACTTCGAGATCATTCCGATAATTAAAAGTGGAACGCAACGGATCCTTTGGTTGGGAATCATCTGTTGGTTCACAGTAAACAAGGGTGTGTCCTTTTCCGATTTTAACAGATTTACCTggtaaaa includes:
- the LOC116919718 gene encoding uncharacterized protein LOC116919718, whose amino-acid sequence is MAYSLATSSFISALNRFQNRRRVPASYHSDNGTNFVGAERELAECLENLNQHAILRHLGRQPSKWVFNPPAAPHFGGSGERMVRAAKIALRSVLGKQRLTDEILLTALTLIENILNSRKLIPVSEDPNDPECLTPNHLLLGRATPNLPPDVFTEDDLSAKERWRIAQAVTEQFWRRWMKEILPSLTEREKWLWAQLHARYSFVKYILNVATENKNVSRDTTHIPKFDGSNFHTWKFGLMLLLRNNELQQIVLDEEKLPAEIKNTENVVTSNTDIKLWLQRDTLPSNYIYATVTDRMREYLIYCETSAAMWTRLSTRFTLRTIANKGQLWSQFYEYQFNQSQDMLANITSVESLVRQLKDLEETVTEAQTTNKVVSILPSQFQHFRVVWDTYKEYEQTMELLTFRLLAEERRMETAKRETPDISKPAEAFTVTHHYRRGNYRGGRHSSNNRW